In one Bacillus sp. PK3_68 genomic region, the following are encoded:
- a CDS encoding PrkA family serine protein kinase translates to MDILKKVEQYREQEEKLKWEGTFAEYLDIVKQKPWVAQSAHSRIYHMIKDKGIETENGSKKYSFFSTELYGLEEALERLVEEYFHPAAKRLDVRKRILLLMGPVSGGKSTLVAILKKGMEAYSRTERGAVYAIKGCPMHEDPLHLIPAHLREDFHKEYGVRIEGNLSPLNMMRLQEEYNGRIEDVLVERIFFSEDKRVGVGTFSPSDPKSQDIADLTGSIDFSTIAEYGSESDPRAYRFDGELNKANRGLMEFQEMLKCDEKFLWHLLSLTQEGNFKAGRFALISADELIVAHTNETEYRSFISNKKNEALHSRIIVMPIPYNLKLSEEEKIYEKMIRESDVSDVHIAPHTLKVAAMFTILTRLKEPKRGDIDLVKKMRLYDGENVEGYNSADVDQLKKEYQDEGMSGIDPRYVINRISSTIIRKEVSSINALDVLRSLKEGLDQHPSISNEQREKYLNFISVARKEYDNIAKKEVQKAFVYSYEESAKTLMDNYLDNVEAYCNKSKMRDPLTGEEINPDEKLMRSIEEQIGISENAKKAFREEILIRISAYARKGKRFDYHSHDRLREAIQKKLFADLKDIVKITTSTKTPDEQQLKKINEVVARLIDDHGYNSVSANELLRYVGSLLNR, encoded by the coding sequence ATGGATATCTTAAAAAAAGTCGAACAATACCGTGAACAGGAAGAAAAGTTAAAGTGGGAAGGCACTTTTGCGGAATATTTGGATATCGTTAAACAAAAGCCTTGGGTGGCTCAGTCAGCTCATTCTAGAATTTACCATATGATCAAAGACAAAGGGATAGAGACAGAGAATGGCTCTAAGAAATATAGTTTCTTCAGCACGGAGCTATACGGACTGGAAGAAGCGCTAGAACGCCTCGTTGAGGAGTATTTCCACCCTGCAGCAAAACGATTGGATGTCCGCAAACGGATTTTGTTGTTGATGGGACCGGTTAGTGGAGGGAAATCAACGCTTGTTGCCATATTGAAAAAAGGAATGGAGGCTTATTCAAGAACAGAAAGAGGGGCTGTATACGCGATTAAAGGATGTCCGATGCATGAGGATCCGCTCCATTTAATACCTGCTCATTTGCGGGAAGATTTTCATAAGGAGTATGGTGTTCGAATTGAAGGGAATTTATCGCCATTAAACATGATGAGGCTACAGGAAGAATACAATGGCCGGATTGAAGACGTACTGGTGGAAAGAATCTTTTTCTCTGAAGATAAACGGGTTGGGGTCGGAACATTCAGCCCCTCTGATCCGAAGTCTCAGGATATCGCTGATCTAACGGGCAGCATTGACTTCTCTACGATTGCTGAATACGGATCTGAGTCTGACCCGCGCGCCTACCGTTTTGATGGAGAGTTGAATAAAGCGAACCGTGGATTGATGGAGTTTCAGGAGATGCTGAAATGTGATGAAAAATTCTTGTGGCATTTATTGTCTCTTACACAGGAAGGGAACTTTAAGGCGGGAAGATTTGCCTTGATTTCCGCAGATGAATTAATTGTTGCCCACACAAATGAGACGGAGTATCGGTCGTTTATTTCTAATAAAAAGAATGAAGCCCTTCATTCACGGATTATTGTCATGCCGATTCCGTACAATCTAAAGTTGTCAGAAGAGGAAAAGATTTATGAGAAAATGATTCGCGAAAGTGATGTGTCTGATGTTCATATCGCTCCGCATACGTTAAAAGTAGCAGCCATGTTTACTATTTTGACTCGTTTGAAGGAGCCGAAACGCGGCGATATTGACCTTGTTAAAAAGATGAGATTATATGATGGCGAAAATGTGGAAGGGTACAATTCAGCAGATGTCGATCAGTTAAAGAAGGAGTACCAGGATGAAGGAATGAGCGGCATTGACCCACGCTATGTGATTAATCGTATTTCATCTACGATCATCCGTAAAGAAGTATCTTCCATTAACGCGCTTGATGTTCTCCGCTCCCTGAAAGAGGGACTTGATCAGCATCCGTCGATTTCAAACGAACAACGAGAAAAATACTTGAACTTTATTTCTGTCGCACGGAAAGAATATGACAACATTGCCAAGAAGGAAGTGCAAAAAGCGTTTGTTTACTCATATGAAGAATCAGCGAAGACGTTGATGGATAATTATTTGGATAACGTAGAAGCGTATTGTAATAAGTCAAAAATGCGCGATCCGCTCACCGGGGAAGAAATCAATCCGGATGAAAAGCTTATGCGTTCGATTGAAGAGCAGATTGGTATTTCTGAAAATGCCAAGAAAGCGTTTAGAGAAGAGATTTTAATTAGAATTTCGGCTTACGCTCGAAAAGGAAAGAGGTTTGACTATCATTCTCATGACCGCCTGCGTGAGGCCATCCAGAAGAAACTGTTCGCCGACTTAAAAGATATCGTGAAAATTACAACTTCAACGAAAACGCCGGATGAACAGCAGTTGAAAAAAATCAATGAGGTAGTGGCTCGTTTAATTGATGATCATGGCTATAATTCTGTATCAGCCAATGAACTGCTTCGTTATGTGGGCAGCCTGCTGAACAGATAG
- a CDS encoding 3-methyladenine DNA glycosylase, whose amino-acid sequence MSKETGKQQEQENLSIEQKEKRRRGEDIEPQREVDKPTHSDS is encoded by the coding sequence ATGAGTAAAGAGACTGGCAAGCAACAAGAGCAGGAAAATCTGTCAATTGAGCAAAAAGAAAAAAGAAGGCGCGGTGAAGATATCGAGCCACAGCGAGAAGTGGATAAGCCGACGCATTCTGATTCATAA